In Carassius carassius chromosome 27, fCarCar2.1, whole genome shotgun sequence, the sequence GGCTTTGCTCACATGAGACTTCAATGTAGCATGTTAATTCTCACAGCAAATACCAATATTTGGGATGTAAGGGTGAGAAAAGATCATTAGATCTGAGGTCTCCAAGTTCAAAGAAATGCATGTGACGGTGCACCAGGCACCATTGGTGCATTTGAAACTGGTCACCTCTTAAAACCATTCACAAATCTTTTTGAAATAGGCTCaacaaaagtattttattttatttattttaattttttgactGGCACACTGTGGTGGCCATGAATTATCTGTATTCTCTTCAAAACATTCCTAGTGTACACATTTACCTTCCACCTGTCTCTGAAACCATCTATTCTGACTGGGTGAAAAATTGGTCTGGTAAATATTTTCACATGCTAAGCTCAAGGTAAGCATGGAGATTAGATATTTCCCAGCAAATcaccacacaaaaaaaatgtatgctgaaAGACATTGCTTATTGACATACCCAGAGGTGAATTTCTGTGAGAAGTGTTTTTGTGATGATGAGAACATGGGGAGAAACGCTAGACATCTTACAGGAAGGCCTGTACTATTTGCGCTTTATGTAGTTGCAATATTTATGCATTAGGCCTATGTAATCGGtttatttttctgttaattattTGCTAATCACAGCATAATTCATAATCTACCTGCTTCTGTGTGGCTCTGGCTCAGTAGACTACTGTTGTGTATGGGTAaacccaggggcggactggccatcgggagcaccggcctgacggtcattctggcctgccggctgccgctgtgcagtcgatcaggctgatgtgcaataggctggtatgcaactgcgaattaattgacagtcttatgaatctacgaatcaggcgatcgcggagtcaaaatgacaccaccacatgaccaaacatcagcgaagcactgcctatttgggctatatccagaggcaggctttatcttagaaaatcgcgcaaaaaatggagcgtaaacgcaaaggaggatcAGAGACGGAACGTATAAAAAGGAGTAAAGCCCTGACCACAGACTCAGCAAGTTGCtgcagtaagggagcaggtcggtcagaattacatttatatttactaggtatgggacggttcactgaaaaaaccgaaccattcagttcaccacacacggttcggcacgcgctgggaccgctgttcaatttaattctgacaaagcatctgtaatatggtttacgaTAAATAACACGTagaacaaacagggttcaaataataCAACTGCAATGAAAAatacctctacaaatgattcactcttgttcaatactgatacgaacactgtatcagtgcattctcttaaagtgacagtctttatattaatcgaacagcgacaacaaagaaatcactcactgcctttcttttactgtctatgctcactgctcttgattaaaaagcttttttactttaataaagaataatctttaatttatagtccaaaatgtaaTGCTGTTTTAGATTtgattaatttctgtacctaaaaactaatgcaagacctacctaaaaaaaaattatttaatattgaataaaatattgtatttatttgtgctgttgcttgtagttagaatattcttaataatatgattatatatatatatatatatatatatatatatatatatataaattatagtttttccataaacatatcacatacaacggtaccgaaaccgtgactctaaaaccatgaaacaaaccgaactgtgaaaaagtttaactgttccaccctaatatttacataatcatttggcagacggatgctttcattcaaagcgacttacaatagataaaaatctatctatctatctatctatctatctatctatctatctatctatctatctatctatctatctatctatctatcgatctatctatctatctatatatagacgtaaatatattacaaatgtatataatgatagatgttttaaaagagcatcttaatgacaaactagcacactgttttacatatgggcatacagtatttttttagtgtcaaaattgaccagaaattgattttccatttgtagcctacaatatgtagcctaatgtacaatgcttatttattttgaaggtgacgaaggaagcaacagtttCACTAGTGCTGCTCGttctcctgctgttgaacaagagggggtggacagttcagcttttgagtcagagcaggaaccttcaggtaaagtttaagctaaaagcaaaactaaacatgctggctatactcttagaaaatatgtgcttttatgatttataaggtcatcagtagtaggactgtgatcattgggacatacaattgatggctgcatagtTAATATAGAtaattgaaagtgcttatttcatattgcagagaaactcaatgtgcagaatgagagagagggggattaagggaaagatgatagagacagtgaatgccttgatacttcttgatacttcatttgattattttgcccgtccacagtctaaggattttgatttatttcttaagtataaaccaattcaaacaactgaaagagccaaagagtttggcagtctggtggacacatgaattgggtggtggtgactgcagcaacagaggtggactttgggtggagtcaaattcccagcctgatttactgtcccagtccgccactgggtAAACCTGAGTGCGATACAAACAACTGTTTATTTCACATTTACCTTGTAATaaagtgaaaatatattttgatatcttcaaataaatgtataagtTATGATACAAAGCTAAATGACAAAATCTAGCTAATGGTAGCCTTACTAAAATGTTTTTCTGAGAATTTGATATATTTAGGCTGCAGGGGATTTATTTACCTCGACAGCATTCCATTATAATTTAATGTGGCGCTTTGAATAAAGTTACTTGgtaattttatttagcatttgAGCGCTAATGTTTACACTCCGGCTCAGAAGGGGGCGCCCGCATCCCGCTAATAGATAGAAACGTCTACTTGattctcatgaatattaattaagttCAATGACTGGACGTTCCAAGAAAAAGTAAAACAACGTCAGTACGCACTAATTAATATGCACGAGCTCTTTATCGCCAGGAGACTTAGGTCTCCGCGTTTATCCCCTTGTGGGTGTTCtgaaactgctgggtgtttctagaTCATGCAATCTGAATGATCCCCgttacccaaccccacccctaaacctaacgtcactatgacgtcaaccaatcagctatcatggtgtaaaaacacccttatctggtaactcccattactttcctgcagagacctatacttgatCGCCAGTAGTAGTGCGTCTCATGGAGGACAGCGAGCTCGTGATCCTACAAAAAGCACACGACGAGTTCAACAGTAAGAATTATAAACCAGCAGAGGAATTATACACACAATTCATTGAGTCTTGCGCCAAATCCAGGTATTAACGACTTTAAGTTTATTCGAATAAATTAGTCAGGAGGACAGTAGTGAACATTAGCATAGACTGCATGTAAACTGTCAAGCACAGACGATTGCCTGCCACCGTGTTGATAAATTAAGGTCATATTCACATGTTTTCgctaataatcatattttatgtttatctagAGACTGCAGAGCTCATGATTTGGCCATTGCCTATAATAACCGAGGACAGGTGAAGTATCTTCGGGTGGATTTTTATGAAGCCATGGATGACTATACCTCTGCCATTCAGATCAACTGCCAGTTTGAAGTGCCACTTTATAACAGGGGATTGATACGTTACAGATTGGGTAGgaataaagtgtaaccattaAACATGGGATTACGTTGctgtaaataaagttaaaactaGTTTCTTTGTGCGTCACGCCAGTGCTTGTGAAAAATGAGCCTAACCctaaagggttagttaacccaaaatattaaagttttgtcattaattactcaccctcattcatCTTCACATTATacttgatgaaatctgagagctttttgGCCTTGAAATGTTCCCAGACCAAAAAACGTAGGCTATTAAGAACATCAGTGGctcaaagctacaagaatactttttgtgcacaatgaAAACAATTAATCTACCAAGTTACCTTTTTTCACTATTTTGGAGAGTACCACGATGCATGTGCTCACTTTCCTCGTAACATAATCAGCGTTGTTTACATTCAGGACAAAGTGTGCACGTGCTGCattgaagttgagccactgatggccctgtcccaaatcgcgcacttcatgtggactttcggtctcgtggacttgaaatgcgcgtgctcgccgagtctacgagtccgtaggccgtcccattcagtattttaacgctccgaagtgtgctcagcagcgccccctttgtacccttgaagcggtcttccgcgaagcccgcatagaagcaggctccacgcacttcaactacccaggaatccttgcgaaagaccaatcagataacagatgggaggatatttcgctcacggactgtaaacatggctgagaagagaatatttaagtgtaaaagtatcaatgttttttatgacataggcgtacattttaccagttgttacttacagttatacaaacattatcgaccagttgatatctcaaacataataatagcgcgttaaataatacgatcgcattatgattcattacataaatagaaccgaatgtcatggctttatgagtcatataaacgtagtatgaatattgaaacctatacatttttctcaaactcattttaattttgtgttaaaatttaacattatgtattattatgtacaaatgtatttatcatttaaataaccatgacatctattctaatgcccaggtggcatttacaattatagaactgtaaaagcaggctgtgtatttcacatggacatattatttgggaaattaaaattaatcctgttctctatgctaaagactgtaatttgtttaatgatatttgtgatatttttctaataaagggactgatgagatgacctttaagtttattcagctccgtatggagagggataagtcaaccagaccttcttcctgtttccggcgtgacgatcgagtctgtcccaaaatacctctcaatgcaccctcgcggactcgcgctaagggccctataggtctgcactacatgacgtcaccgaagtgtggactctgaagaagtccacaagtccggagtgtgccatttgggacagggccgatgtcataaaacataaaacacagtCCGTTTTACCGATCTGGGACCGGATTCACGAAAAAtttcttaagaaataaattaagaaatttctGAAGATAAATTCCACAAAGTTCGTAAGAATGTTCTTAAGTGCAATTCTTGAAAAATTCTTAAGTTCTCAAATATATTCTTCagaacatcttaattttttttcttaagaagaaaGCCGTTATTTGAATGAATAGATGACGCACTGATAAACACACACCGTTGTCTTCTTGTGCTTCCTGTAGATGTCCAATCATGTTTACAAGTCATCGCTGTCCCCTCAGAAAACTTGTGCACATCCTTAGTCCTAATATGCATTATatgtagctgttgttgtaatgcttaaatataacaattaatttgaaataacccaataaatttattaatattgtttgggATTTAAGACTTTAAGTCTGGGGCTGTCCTAAATTTAAgaagttatttttaataatttttaaaaagattcttttcaagaatttgaattcttCTTAGGTTTTGTTTTAAGAACAATcttaaggaaaaaataaaaatattcttaaGATAAATTTTTGGGAAATCAAAATACTCTTAACTTTTTTCTAAAgttaaaaaacaagaaaagggtGGCTAAGAAGACATTTTTTCTTAAGAATGTTTCGTGAATCAAGCCACtgcttactacatttctgggtctgggaacatttcagtcatgttactgtctgttcatcaaaaatatcttaatttgtgttccgaagatgcacggaggtcatatgggtttggaacgacatgaaggcaagtaattaatgacagacttttcttttttgtgtgaccTTCCTATTAAAGTTTTGTAGGTTTTCTCAGAGCATGCTTTCTGCCCATGTGTTGTATTACAATAATGTGTGCTGTTtgatttcattgtgtttttccatTTAAGGCTTTTTCAAAGAAGCTGAGAGTGACTTTCGGAGAGCCCTGGAACTGAATCCTAATTTTAAAGATGCTGAAGAAAGTTTGCGGCAGACACTACTGGACCATGAAGAAAAGTTGAAGAGAGGCTACTAAAGAGAACTAGTCATTAAATGTTATAATCAAGCTCATTAAACTGTTGATTCACCTAGAAGTTATATTGTCATGGACAATCCCAAGAACATATGATTGTGCAGTGATGAGTTGAAATGACATTCAAACATTAAGGCCTGGTTTCACTGACAGGGCTTAGATcaagccaggattaggccatagttcaattaggatgtttaagtagtttttataaatgtaaacaatggcttatattttaagattaagccttaagccttgtctgtgaactGAAATGTTTCTATAGGTCGAATGATAAAGATTTATTAACCTGCTAGTATTCTTTCAAACTTTGTGAGCAAAGGGCCAATCCTGTTGGTCATTGCTCAAGATACAAGTGAAAACCTTTCTAAATAAAATGCCTGACAGTTTACATTTCAGAATACTTTGATTAATTGTTGATTTCTTAATCACAAGTGGTGCAAtaattgtgtttgtttgtctgtttttaatAAACCAATTCTTTAAAATCTGTATTTTGCCTATTTTGTGCTCTTTGTAAACTTTCAAAATGTGTGAATTTCACAAGACCTGTCAAGAATATGTCTGGAACATATTCAACTTTAAAAACAACcataaaatcataatttagatTTAGTGCTATTTTGCAGATTTAAACAAAgagataagtttttttttataattgttttaatttctatttttaaacaagTATAAAAATACCTCAAAGGAAAATCTACTCATCGCGTACACTGCAGCAGCTATTTAAAATCTACCAAATGTATTTAACTTTTTCAGTAACCAACAATGATTATACCATTCcaagaaaaactaaatttttattaCAATGATCGTTAGCAGAGCTCAGCTTTCACTCAATGTGTGAGAAATTACTCTGAATACTGCAGCATAATAGTTAACGCATGACACCTGGTCTTTAGTTGATAACAAGCGTCACCTGTGCACAAGAGTTAGCTGATTTATACATTTCCTTTCAGAGAGTCTCATGCAGTATATGAGCTCTTGCACTAGGATTTAAATTGTGGTGGTTTCTGTAGATCTTAACCACCTGAGACCAGAGAGCCCTGTTTTTGAGCAAAGATGACACGGCTTCTTGGGATTTCGTAAGTTAAGTGTCTGCATTGATAATGTTTTGTTGCGGtttattttctaatgttttttttttttttctctttcagtaCTTATTGGCTGTTGATGGTTATGGTTTTGGCACAGAAGAATTTCAATGTCCTGTCTACACAGAGGAATTTCAATGTGGTGTCAGCACAGAATTTTAACCAACGTATGTTTTATGTATGCATGTGCTTGTTTAGGTGCAGTTGGTCACACTTGCCATTTTGACTTTTCTGTTGTTTAAACCTTCTTTCAGAAACTGGCCTGACAACGGATTGTCTGGGAAGTTATATGAGGCTAACTGTAGATAAGTCTCTAACTCTTGGAAATGAAGTAGAATTTGATGCTCTCAGTAGTAAGTTATCCGCAAATGGTTATATTGCCAAGAAAGATGATTGTAATCTACATTTGTCACAACTATACCTCTCTTTTCCTTTTCAGATGGCTCCCACATTGAATCTTTAACCCCAAGCTTGGCTGCCAAATGTGGTTTTAGTATAGACTCTGATCCTTGGGGTAACTACAAAGTCTTTGCTTCGCTCCTCAACTGTTTTTCAGCAAGTGAGGTAACTAGCTCTTTTTGCCCCTGAAGAGTTGTTGTATCCTACCATCTTCTACTTAAGTAGCTCTTTCTGCATTCAGGATGATGGCGAGTTTGATGTTTCCATGCGCGTCCGGGTGCATGGTGTCAAAGGGGAACCGGATGTCTTTGAGGTGGAGAAGACCTGTAACTATGACCAATGGGCCCCCCGTGAAGTCCTTTGCACTCAGAATTTTATGGAGGTAAACTTGTGCTACACATCAAGCCATAGTAGTCTTTAGGCATCTTAACAATGGTTTCTCTTAGGTTTCTGTTAACCGATTGCCAGAAGAAATTACAGCTCTGCGTAGACGGCCTATGCCCCGAGCACAAAAGTCGGATTACCAGTGGACCAGTACTGTTCCTGAGGTACAGCGGTTTAGCTCATTTTGATGTTGTGTGGCATATGCTACTTGCTCAAACGTACTCTGCCCACTGTCTTCCAGGCCATTACCTCTACGTACAACATCTGGAGGATGGTGTTTTTCACGCCTAATCAGAAAGCCATGTTGTTGGAGGATGCTTTGAGAACCGGATATGGTATAACAACAACCAGGTCTAGATTGGTGCTACGAAGTGGCTATGACATGCCTGAGACCTATTCAGAAAATGTGAGTATGGGAAATATATTGCTGCTCTTAGTTTTCCTGAGCCAATGTTGATTCTGATTTAACAGGTGAATGGCGTGCCAATGAGGATCTTCAGGGTGACCACCTACTTCAAGAAACAGTGGTCCGTAACCATGTTGGATACTGTTGCTGCA encodes:
- the ttc32 gene encoding tetratricopeptide repeat protein 32, coding for MEDSELVILQKAHDEFNSKNYKPAEELYTQFIESCAKSRDCRAHDLAIAYNNRGQVKYLRVDFYEAMDDYTSAIQINCQFEVPLYNRGLIRYRLGFFKEAESDFRRALELNPNFKDAEESLRQTLLDHEEKLKRGY